The DNA segment GAGCGGGCCACTATTAACGTAGCGACAATATAGACCTTATAAACTATAGTTGTCCTCCACCGTCGACCGCAATACTTTGATCTCGATGTTGCTGCTGCGCTACTTGCAAATGTCCTCCCGATTCGGCTGGAGCTTGGCTAACCTAGTTGCCCTCCTGCGCATGAATCTCTTTACCCACCACGATCTGATGGCTTGGCTCAACGAACCGTTCGCCACACCACCCGATCCCCAAGGCAACTCTCAGGCCGATCTGGCCTTTGCTTGATCTCGGGCAGCACATGGAGGCACCAACTCGAAAATTCGCCATTCCCCCTCAGAACCCCCATCAATTCAGAGCACCCCCCAACCGGTTTTTGCTATGTTGGACAGCAGTGATACCGCACCCGAACTTGCCGTCGTAGCGGTCAAGAATGCGCTCGCCAATGCCGGCAGCGACTATGACTATCTTCAAAACATGGATTCCGGCAATGCCAGTGTACTACTCCCCCCTTGGAGAACTACCCTGGCCAGAGCCGGGGCTTGCGGCAGTATGTGCGTGGCGAAGAAACAGGCAGTGGTAATCTTGGCAGGATAGAAATCATCCCTGTTACCACCATCAATGTGGGCCTTTGCTGCCAGCGCTGCCAATGCCATGGACCACCCGCCGCAAACAATGCCCATCAAATTCAGGAAAGGCACTGCCCCCGCCGCAACGGAACGGAGGTCATCAAGGTAGCCAGCGACGATGTAATTCACTGCCTCTTCGACAGCCACAATGCCCTCGGCCAATGCGTCAGCGATAACCGCAAATTCTGGGTCGGTTTGGCGTGCCGTTTCCGACCAGGTCTGCTTCATCTGTTCCAGCAGTACCTTCATTGTGACACCGTCATCCCGAGCAATCTTGCGGCCGATCAGATCATTGGCCTGGATGCCGGTCGTGCCCTCGTAAATCGTAGTGATGCGGGCATCTCGGAAATACTGGGCGGCTCCTGCTTCCTCAATGAAGCCCATACCGCCATGGATCTGTACTCCCAAGGAGGCCACTTCGTTGCCGGTCTCCGTCAGCCAGCCCTTAACCACGGGTGTCAGTAGATCCACCAAGGCCTGGTTCCGGAACCTCTCTTCCTGATCAGCATGGCGCTGGGCCAGGTCTTGGATACCGGCCACACGGTAGGCTAGGGCCCGCATAGCCTCCACCTTGGACTTCATGGTCATCAGCATGCGTCGCACATCCGGATGATGGACGATTGCTATCGGCTCGGTGGAGCCTTCAATGGCGCGACTTTGTATCCGCTCCCGGGCATAGCTCAGAGCCTTCTGGTAGGCAGCCTCGGCCACCGCCAAGCCTTCCAGCCCCACTGCGAAGCGGGCGGCGTTCATCATGATGAACATGTACTTCAGGCCCTCATTTTCCTGACCTACCAGAGTGCCAATGGCGCCGCCGTTGTCACCGAAGGCCATCACACATGTGGGACTGGCATGGATGCCCAGTTTTTTTTCCACCGAGACGCACCATGCATCGTTCCGCTCTCCCAGGCTGCCGTCAGCATTGACCAGAAATTTGGGGACGACGAAGAGGGAGATGCCCTTGACACCCTCTGGCGCATTAGACGTGCGGGCCAGAACCAGATGGACAATGTTGTCCGTCATATCGTGGTCGCCCCAGGTGATAAAAATCTTCTGGCCGAAGATGCGGTAGCTGCCGTCACCTTGGGGTTCGGCCCGAGTACGGATGGCAGCTAGGTCGGAGCCAGCCTGGGGCTCGGTGATGTTCATGGTACCGGTCCATTCACCACTGACCATCTTCGGTAGATACAGTGCCTTCTGCTCCGGGTTGCCGCAGAGCTCAAGAGCCTCGATGGCACCCATGGTGAGCATGGGACAGAGGGAAAAGGCGTGGTTCGCAGATTTCCACATCTCCGATACCGCCGCCGCCACGAGCCTCGGCAGGCCTTGGCCGCCATGTTCGGGACGGCAGGACAATGCGGACCAGCCGTTGTCAACGAACCAGCGATAGGCTTCCTTGAAACCCCGGGGCGACGTCACCTGACGATCATGCCAGTGGGCACCTTCGAGATCGCCGCTGCGATTCAGGGGTGCCAGCACGCAACTGGCGAAGCGGGCAGCCTGTTCCAAAATGGCGTCAACCACTTCTGGTGTGATTTCCTCGCCGCCGGGCATACGTGTCAAGCCCTCCAAGTCAGCCAGTTCCTTAATAACAAAGCGGATATCTTTCAATGGCGCAATATAGGTGCTCACGAAAACAGAACTCCCAGTTGTAATAATATCGATAAGTACAGATCAGCTTCGAGCATTCCTACCAGGGTCTGCCCTCAAGCGTTGCGCCGGTACTGGCCTCCCACCTCATAGAGCGTGGTGGAAATCTGCCCCAAGGAGCAATAGCGAACAGCATTCATCAGCACGGCAAAAACATTGCCGTTAGCGATCACGGCAACTTTGAGTTTTTCCAGCCAGCTTGGCGATACTTCGGCATTGCGGGCCTGAAACTCCGCCAGACGGGAAAGCTGGGACAGCTTTTCCTCTTCGGTAGAGCGGGCTAGTTCGATCTGGTCGGGGACCACCTTGCCATGAGGGTCTAGGAAAGTGTTCACGCCAATGATGGGGTAGCTACCATCGTGCTTCATGTGCTCGTAGCGCATGGATTCCTCCTGGATCTTGCCGCGCTGGTAACCGGTCTCCATGGCCCCCAGTACCCCGCCCCGAGCAGCGATGGCCTCGAACTCCTTGAGCACGGCCTCTTCCACCAGATCGGTTAACTCCTCGATGATGAAGGCGCCTTGGTTGGGATTCTCGTTTTTTGAGGCGCCCCACTCACGATTGATGATTAACTGGATCGCTATGGCCCGCCGCACCGACTCCTCCGTTGGCGTGGTAACTGCCTCGTCATAGGCATTGGTGTGCAGGCTGTTGCAGTTGTCGTAAATGGCAATCAGAGCCTGTAGCGTGGTGCGGATATCGTTGAAGTCCATCTCTTGGGCATGGAGTGAACGCCCCGAAGTCTGAATGTGATATTTCAATTTCTGGCTGCGCTCGTTTGCGCCGTATTTGTGCTTCATGGCCACGGCCCAGATGCGACGGGCAACACGGCCGATGACCGAATATTCTGGATCCATGCCATTGCTGAAAAAGAAACTGAGATTAGGGGCAAAGTCGTCGATATGCAGGCCCCGGGCCAGGTAGCTTTCCACATAGGTAAAGCCATTGGCGAGGGTGAAAGCCAGTTGTGAAATGGGATTCGCCCCCGCCTCGGCGATGTGGTAGCCGGAGATAGAGACCGAATAGAAGTTGCGCACCTGATGGTGCACAAAGAACTCCTGAATGTCGCCCATCATCTTAAGGGCAAATTCGGTGGAGAAGATACAGGTGTTCTGTCCTTGATCCTCCTTGAGGATATCCGCTTGTACTGTGCCGCGCACGTTGGACAGTACCCAGGCCATGATTTTCTCGGCTTCATCCTCAGAGGGCTCACGGCCATTGTCGGCATAAAACTTCTCGATCTGCTGATCCAAGGCCGTGTTGAAGAACATGGCCAGGACCATGGGGGCCGGGCCGTTGATGGTCATGGACACGGAGGTACTGGGGGCGCAGAGGTCGAAGCCCGAGTAGAGCACCTTCATGTCGTCCAGGGTGGCGATCGAAACCCCGGAGTTGCCGATCTTGCCGTAGATATCCGGGCGCCGGTCCGGATCGCAGCCGTAGAGCGTGACGGAATCAAAGGCCGTGGACAGACGATGGGCCGGCATGCCCTCGGAGACCTTCTTGAAGCGACGGTTGGTGCGGAAGGCATCGCCCTCGCCGGCAAACATGCGGGTGGGATCTTCGCCTTCACGCTTGAAAGCAAACACGCCGGCGGTGTAAGGAAAAGAGCCGGGTACGTTCTCCCGCATCAGGAACTTGAGGGTCTCCCCCTCGTCCTCGTAACGGGGCAACACCACCTTGCGAATCCTGGTACCAGAGAGGGACTCATAAACCAGGCCGGTACGGATTTCCTGGTCGCGGATTCTCACCACATATTCATCGCCGGCATAGGACTGCAACAACGCTGGCCATAGCTCCAGCAGCTTGCGGCTGTGGGCGTTCAGTTCCCCATCCTTCTGACGAATTAGTTCGTCAAAGTACGTCGTCGGCTTGTCGCAATGTTCAAAAAGTCCCTTGGCAATACGCAAGGACTGGCGCTCGCGAGCAATGCGGGACTGTTCACTCACTTGCCGGTGGTAGCCGCGCAGGGTATCGGCAATCTCCGCCAGATAGCGGCTACGTTCCGCCGGCACAATGGCCCTGCTCTGGGAAGAGTGGCGCACCGCCACGGCAGGCAGCTTGCCCGGTGCAAGCTTGAGGCCCTGCGCCACCAGCGCAGGGACAATGGCCTGATACAAAGCCGTAACGCCATCGTCATTGAACCGGCTGGCCTGAGTGCCGAAGACAGGCATTTCCTCCGGCGAACGATCGAACAATTCCCTGTTGCGCTGCACCTGTTTGCATACGTCCCGCAGGGCATCCGCCGCGCCGCGCCGGTCGAACTTGTTGATGGCGACAAAATCGGCAAAGTC comes from the Georgfuchsia toluolica genome and includes:
- a CDS encoding acyl-CoA dehydrogenase; the encoded protein is MSTYIAPLKDIRFVIKELADLEGLTRMPGGEEITPEVVDAILEQAARFASCVLAPLNRSGDLEGAHWHDRQVTSPRGFKEAYRWFVDNGWSALSCRPEHGGQGLPRLVAAAVSEMWKSANHAFSLCPMLTMGAIEALELCGNPEQKALYLPKMVSGEWTGTMNITEPQAGSDLAAIRTRAEPQGDGSYRIFGQKIFITWGDHDMTDNIVHLVLARTSNAPEGVKGISLFVVPKFLVNADGSLGERNDAWCVSVEKKLGIHASPTCVMAFGDNGGAIGTLVGQENEGLKYMFIMMNAARFAVGLEGLAVAEAAYQKALSYARERIQSRAIEGSTEPIAIVHHPDVRRMLMTMKSKVEAMRALAYRVAGIQDLAQRHADQEERFRNQALVDLLTPVVKGWLTETGNEVASLGVQIHGGMGFIEEAGAAQYFRDARITTIYEGTTGIQANDLIGRKIARDDGVTMKVLLEQMKQTWSETARQTDPEFAVIADALAEGIVAVEEAVNYIVAGYLDDLRSVAAGAVPFLNLMGIVCGGWSMALAALAAKAHIDGGNRDDFYPAKITTACFFATHILPQAPALARVVLQGGSSTLALPESMF
- the icmF gene encoding fused isobutyryl-CoA mutase/GTPase IcmF, which gives rise to MTDQSVAAKQSPCKPLHKVRFVTAASLFDGHDASINIMRRILQGTGVEVIHLGHNRSVEEIVNAALQEDVQGIAISSYQGGHVEYFKYMIDLLRQRGGENIQVFGGGGGVIVPAEIRELHDYGVAHIYSVEDGQKMGLQGMINNMVEHCDLDLVSLAPLDFDGMIAGDRRALARVITALEDGAWPQARREELLQRAHGLKVATLGITGTGGAGKSSLTDELIRHFRLDQEDSLKIAVISIDPSRKRTGGALLGDRIRMNAIEHPNIFMRSLATRDTGKEVSRALPEVIAACKLAGFDLVLVETSGIGQGDATIVPLVGSSLYVMTPEFGAASQLEKIDMLDFADFVAINKFDRRGAADALRDVCKQVQRNRELFDRSPEEMPVFGTQASRFNDDGVTALYQAIVPALVAQGLKLAPGKLPAVAVRHSSQSRAIVPAERSRYLAEIADTLRGYHRQVSEQSRIARERQSLRIAKGLFEHCDKPTTYFDELIRQKDGELNAHSRKLLELWPALLQSYAGDEYVVRIRDQEIRTGLVYESLSGTRIRKVVLPRYEDEGETLKFLMRENVPGSFPYTAGVFAFKREGEDPTRMFAGEGDAFRTNRRFKKVSEGMPAHRLSTAFDSVTLYGCDPDRRPDIYGKIGNSGVSIATLDDMKVLYSGFDLCAPSTSVSMTINGPAPMVLAMFFNTALDQQIEKFYADNGREPSEDEAEKIMAWVLSNVRGTVQADILKEDQGQNTCIFSTEFALKMMGDIQEFFVHHQVRNFYSVSISGYHIAEAGANPISQLAFTLANGFTYVESYLARGLHIDDFAPNLSFFFSNGMDPEYSVIGRVARRIWAVAMKHKYGANERSQKLKYHIQTSGRSLHAQEMDFNDIRTTLQALIAIYDNCNSLHTNAYDEAVTTPTEESVRRAIAIQLIINREWGASKNENPNQGAFIIEELTDLVEEAVLKEFEAIAARGGVLGAMETGYQRGKIQEESMRYEHMKHDGSYPIIGVNTFLDPHGKVVPDQIELARSTEEEKLSQLSRLAEFQARNAEVSPSWLEKLKVAVIANGNVFAVLMNAVRYCSLGQISTTLYEVGGQYRRNA